The Haloarchaeobius amylolyticus genome window below encodes:
- a CDS encoding DUF7139 domain-containing protein: MSDEVTTEAGGAGGDSTPDNPLYRLYERYIGEPEEETDVYLGFGLFFSGIVVGVVALVLAMVSFSTLEPQSDAFWNWTRISYALGMLALPATITGIVVLLPVERRAVYASVIGSVLDLGAVVWFVSVYPSQWNDYGAGTTLGVISLYALGLVLVVGSTGAALVADQLERYKKPGPADIQPVEEEDDEEGEHYSDEEIAADIEDAMSGVDLSWGGVEKSDNRNLDFNIDDGDMDTSGFSQKTAKVTRSSGIDSQLSNLKAMRGGEKKTATSNSTVDDQTQKLKELRERRQREAERKEEDASLGGVDSSPGFWSKLKRTLGLG, encoded by the coding sequence ATGTCAGACGAGGTAACTACCGAGGCGGGTGGTGCCGGGGGCGACTCGACCCCGGACAATCCCCTCTACAGACTGTACGAGCGGTACATCGGGGAACCCGAGGAAGAGACCGACGTCTACCTCGGCTTCGGCCTGTTCTTCAGTGGTATCGTGGTGGGCGTGGTCGCGCTGGTGCTGGCGATGGTGAGCTTCAGCACGCTCGAACCGCAGAGTGACGCGTTCTGGAACTGGACGCGCATCTCCTACGCCCTCGGGATGCTCGCGCTCCCGGCCACCATCACGGGTATCGTGGTGTTGCTCCCGGTCGAACGCCGGGCGGTCTACGCCTCCGTGATCGGGTCGGTCCTCGACCTCGGAGCGGTCGTCTGGTTCGTCTCCGTCTACCCCTCGCAGTGGAACGACTACGGTGCCGGCACCACCCTCGGCGTCATCAGCCTCTACGCGCTGGGGCTCGTCCTCGTCGTCGGCTCGACCGGCGCGGCACTGGTCGCCGACCAGCTCGAACGCTACAAGAAGCCCGGTCCGGCGGACATCCAGCCCGTCGAGGAGGAGGACGACGAGGAGGGCGAACACTACAGCGACGAGGAGATCGCGGCCGACATCGAGGACGCGATGTCCGGCGTCGACCTCTCGTGGGGTGGCGTCGAGAAGAGCGACAACCGTAACCTCGACTTCAATATCGACGACGGAGACATGGACACCTCGGGTTTCAGTCAGAAGACCGCGAAGGTGACTCGCTCGAGTGGTATCGACTCCCAGCTCTCCAATCTCAAAGCGATGAGAGGTGGCGAGAAGAAGACCGCGACCTCGAACTCGACGGTCGACGACCAGACCCAGAAATTGAAGGAACTCCGCGAGCGTCGCCAGCGCGAAGCAGAACGCAAGGAAGAGGACGCATCGCTGGGTGGCGTCGACTCCTCGCCCGGCTTCTGGAGCAAGCTCAAGCGGACGTTAGGCCTCGGCTAA
- a CDS encoding multiprotein bridging factor aMBF1 encodes MVQCEMCGAETSQPKTVKVEGAELDVCDDCADFGTEVKTQQSSSTSTKYSTGSSGSSSSSSSSKASGSGGGGGSSRRRSDMFDDMDEIAQDYDDRIRRAREQKGLSQSELADELNEKASLVRKLERGDTLPSDRMQSKLEKFLGISLKAGGSSDDEKEWKSDSAGTTQTLGDVVKRKD; translated from the coding sequence ATGGTTCAGTGTGAGATGTGTGGCGCCGAGACGTCGCAGCCGAAGACGGTGAAGGTCGAGGGCGCAGAGCTGGACGTCTGTGACGACTGCGCCGACTTCGGAACCGAAGTGAAGACCCAGCAGTCATCCAGCACGTCCACGAAGTACTCGACCGGGTCCTCCGGGTCCTCTTCGTCGTCGTCCTCCTCGAAGGCCAGTGGGTCGGGCGGGGGCGGTGGGAGCTCCCGTCGTCGCAGCGACATGTTCGACGACATGGACGAGATCGCACAGGATTACGACGACCGCATCCGCCGCGCGCGAGAGCAGAAGGGCCTGAGCCAGTCCGAGCTGGCCGACGAACTCAACGAGAAGGCGAGTCTCGTCCGCAAACTCGAACGCGGCGACACCCTTCCGTCCGACCGGATGCAGTCCAAGTTAGAGAAGTTCCTCGGCATCAGCCTCAAGGCGGGCGGCTCCAGCGACGACGAGAAGGAGTGGAAGAGCGACTCCGCGGGGACGACCCAGACCCTCGGCGACGTGGTCAAGCGCAAGGACTGA
- a CDS encoding CDP-alcohol phosphatidyltransferase family protein, whose translation MTLDQLRPRVKSLLDPWVRAADALGLSPNGVSTIAFLLAVAAGGAFAYAGPAFADAPLFYAVGATCVALNGWLDVVDGELARAQDVASEAGDMLDHVLDRYADLVIIAGFAAGIGRYDIGLAAVTGVLMTSYLGTQAQAVGLDRVYAGYLGRADRLALSGVVGYVAAVFPGAIYGLTVVGWLLVVFAVVGHLTALQRFSGAWKALS comes from the coding sequence ATGACGCTCGACCAGCTCCGCCCCCGGGTGAAGTCGCTGCTCGACCCGTGGGTCCGCGCCGCCGACGCCCTCGGCCTCTCCCCGAACGGGGTGAGCACCATCGCGTTCCTGCTGGCGGTCGCCGCCGGCGGTGCCTTCGCCTACGCCGGCCCGGCGTTCGCGGACGCCCCGCTGTTCTACGCGGTCGGGGCGACCTGCGTCGCGTTGAACGGCTGGCTCGACGTGGTCGACGGCGAACTCGCCCGGGCCCAGGACGTCGCCAGCGAGGCCGGCGACATGCTCGACCACGTGCTCGACCGGTACGCCGACCTCGTCATCATCGCCGGGTTCGCGGCCGGTATCGGCCGGTACGACATCGGCCTCGCGGCCGTCACGGGCGTCCTGATGACTTCCTACCTCGGGACGCAGGCGCAGGCCGTCGGCCTCGACCGCGTGTACGCGGGCTACCTCGGCCGGGCCGACCGCCTCGCGCTCTCGGGCGTCGTCGGCTACGTCGCCGCGGTCTTCCCCGGCGCCATCTACGGCCTGACCGTCGTGGGCTGGCTGCTCGTCGTCTTCGCGGTCGTCGGCCACCTCACGGCGCTCCAGCGGTTCTCGGGCGCCTGGAAGGCGCTGAGTTGA